One bacterium (Candidatus Blackallbacteria) CG13_big_fil_rev_8_21_14_2_50_49_14 genomic window carries:
- a CDS encoding mechanosensitive ion channel protein MscS → MNKILEFWNPIWLELELTHFPVILLGSFFGGVLLRGVQYPRQRLKLVMLAYYAALFSTLLVKFVLPGYLAPLRLATLLIGYAVLGSQFTHLIFERLIPRLGAVPPRILQDLFFAGLMLFSGSIFFSTAGYNLSALIPTSAVLTAVLGLALQDTLGNFISGMTLQMDHSLTVGDWIRVEGLEGRVSEIHWRYLALETRNWETVILPNSLLMKNKVLVLGKRQHQPQQWRRWVYFQVDYQTPPSEVLAAAGKMLQREAGFLPQVSDAPAPNCILISYELGYAKYAIRYWLTDLALDDPTDHEIRTRLYFALQRAGIQMAMTQQQIFMKEKLENSRLEITPADVTERINYLAPLELFQTLKPQEREWLAQKLVLAPFGKGEVLTRQGAEGHWLYIIQSGNVSVQMKNEQGLSKEVRQLGAGDFFGEMSLLTGAPRTATVIALSEVICYQLDKNTFQMILQKRPELAEYLADVLVRRQSEYRKVKKELAQENEHSPSRENLLEKISRFFSL, encoded by the coding sequence ATGAATAAAATTTTAGAATTTTGGAATCCGATTTGGCTCGAGTTGGAACTCACCCATTTCCCTGTGATTTTGTTGGGAAGTTTTTTTGGGGGGGTCTTATTGCGTGGGGTTCAATACCCCAGACAACGTCTGAAACTCGTCATGCTTGCCTATTATGCAGCCTTGTTTTCAACCCTGCTGGTTAAGTTTGTTTTGCCTGGCTACCTTGCGCCACTGCGTCTTGCCACCTTGTTGATTGGCTATGCCGTTTTAGGCAGTCAGTTTACCCATCTGATTTTTGAACGTCTGATACCCCGTTTGGGAGCGGTTCCGCCCCGCATTCTTCAGGATTTATTTTTTGCAGGCCTGATGCTTTTCAGTGGCTCGATCTTTTTTTCAACTGCTGGCTATAATCTCTCAGCTTTGATTCCCACTTCAGCCGTTTTAACCGCAGTATTGGGCTTGGCACTTCAGGATACCCTGGGGAATTTTATCAGCGGCATGACCCTGCAAATGGATCATTCACTGACCGTTGGCGATTGGATTCGGGTAGAGGGGCTTGAAGGGCGCGTCAGTGAAATTCATTGGCGCTATCTTGCGCTTGAAACCCGCAATTGGGAAACCGTGATTTTGCCCAACAGTCTGCTCATGAAAAACAAGGTTTTGGTTTTGGGCAAGCGCCAGCACCAACCTCAGCAATGGCGCAGGTGGGTCTATTTTCAAGTCGATTATCAGACCCCGCCTTCGGAAGTGCTTGCAGCAGCGGGCAAAATGCTGCAGCGGGAAGCTGGATTTTTGCCTCAAGTCTCCGATGCGCCTGCTCCGAATTGTATTTTGATCAGCTATGAATTGGGCTATGCCAAATATGCGATCCGGTATTGGTTGACCGATTTGGCCCTCGATGATCCCACCGATCATGAAATTCGCACCCGCCTCTATTTTGCCCTGCAGCGGGCAGGTATTCAGATGGCGATGACCCAGCAGCAAATTTTCATGAAAGAAAAGCTTGAAAATTCAAGGCTTGAAATCACGCCTGCTGATGTGACTGAGCGCATCAACTACTTGGCTCCCCTCGAACTGTTTCAGACGCTGAAACCCCAGGAGCGGGAATGGCTCGCCCAAAAATTGGTGCTTGCCCCCTTCGGAAAAGGGGAAGTGCTGACTCGACAGGGCGCTGAAGGCCATTGGCTCTATATTATTCAGTCAGGGAATGTCTCTGTTCAGATGAAGAATGAACAGGGGCTGAGCAAAGAAGTTCGCCAGCTTGGGGCCGGTGATTTTTTTGGGGAGATGTCACTTCTGACCGGTGCACCCCGCACAGCAACCGTGATTGCCTTAAGCGAGGTGATCTGTTATCAACTTGACAAAAATACCTTTCAAATGATTCTGCAGAAGCGTCCTGAATTGGCTGAATACCTTGCCGATGTTTTGGTGCGACGCCAGAGTGAATACCGCAAGGTGAAAAAAGAACTTGCCCAGGAAAACGAGCACTCCCCCAGTCGTGAAAATCTACTTGAAAAAATATCGCGTTTTTTCAGCCTTTAG
- the recN gene encoding DNA repair protein RecN, producing the protein MLKSLFIQNFVLVQELNLQFAQGLTTLTGETGAGKSMIIDALQGVLGGKTSPDQIRQGAEFAYLEAGFALNALSREFLTAQGFEELCQEPLLLISKTLHRSGSKSRLNGQLVSQSLVKELGELLLDSVGQHENQTLFREEDHLKLLDELGGESHRQNCQGMRETWLQLSQLRSELNQKKQLTSELQRREDFLRFQLDEITEAELSPDEETELQNERERLRHSEKLMHTVKSICYEIQEREDQPNLQERLSLLKRQLEQICRIDNTLEPWCIKLDEVALALDEVNHELQNYQETLDLNPQQLEKIESRLDLIRRLKHKYGSSIAEILSHAEMLQAELSTLESCQTTLGSLETELEGLQIQAEQLANKLSQSRLELAAQLKPLLENELKELGMEKTCFEAQVTQNPSMLGPNGFDQVRFMLSPNPGEPLRPLSKIASGGEISRMLLALKLILKRQEPVGTLIFDEIDTGISGITALAVAQKLSRLAQNYQILCITHLPVLAAAAHQQLWIEKRSDQETTTVQVHSLSTPDRISRLAQMGNGQITDLTLESAREMVAHAQWYSTVMAKAS; encoded by the coding sequence ATGCTGAAATCACTCTTTATTCAAAATTTTGTACTTGTTCAAGAACTCAATCTTCAGTTTGCTCAGGGTTTAACCACCTTGACAGGAGAAACAGGTGCAGGCAAATCAATGATCATTGATGCCCTTCAAGGCGTATTGGGAGGAAAAACCTCACCGGATCAAATACGTCAGGGAGCAGAGTTTGCCTATTTAGAAGCAGGTTTCGCGCTCAATGCGTTGAGCCGTGAATTTTTAACGGCCCAAGGGTTTGAAGAATTGTGCCAGGAACCTCTGCTTTTGATCAGTAAAACCCTACACCGCTCGGGCAGTAAATCCCGTTTAAACGGCCAGTTGGTCTCCCAATCTCTGGTCAAGGAGCTGGGTGAACTTCTGCTCGACAGCGTGGGGCAACACGAAAATCAAACCCTCTTCCGTGAGGAAGATCATCTGAAACTGCTGGATGAATTGGGCGGTGAAAGCCACCGTCAGAACTGCCAAGGGATGCGAGAAACCTGGCTCCAATTGTCTCAACTTCGCAGTGAACTGAATCAGAAAAAACAATTGACCAGCGAATTGCAACGCCGGGAAGATTTTCTGCGCTTTCAACTGGATGAAATTACAGAAGCCGAACTCTCTCCCGATGAAGAAACTGAATTGCAGAATGAAAGAGAGAGATTGCGCCACTCTGAAAAACTCATGCACACCGTCAAAAGCATCTGCTATGAAATCCAGGAGCGAGAAGATCAACCCAATCTTCAGGAACGGCTCAGCCTTTTAAAACGGCAGCTTGAACAGATCTGCAGAATCGACAATACGCTTGAGCCCTGGTGCATCAAACTGGATGAAGTGGCACTCGCACTGGATGAAGTCAACCATGAACTACAAAACTACCAGGAAACGCTGGATTTAAACCCCCAACAACTTGAAAAAATTGAATCCAGACTGGATTTGATTCGACGTCTGAAACACAAATATGGCTCAAGTATTGCTGAGATTCTCAGCCATGCAGAAATGCTTCAGGCAGAATTAAGCACACTTGAATCCTGTCAGACCACCCTGGGCAGCCTAGAAACCGAATTGGAAGGCCTGCAAATTCAGGCTGAACAGCTTGCCAATAAACTCAGTCAGTCACGACTTGAGCTTGCAGCCCAATTAAAACCCCTGCTTGAAAATGAGCTCAAGGAATTGGGCATGGAAAAAACCTGCTTTGAAGCCCAAGTCACGCAAAACCCTTCAATGCTGGGCCCCAATGGATTCGATCAGGTCAGATTTATGCTCAGTCCCAATCCAGGAGAACCCTTGCGCCCCCTTTCCAAGATTGCCTCTGGGGGAGAAATTTCACGCATGCTTTTGGCCTTGAAACTGATCCTCAAACGCCAGGAACCTGTTGGAACCTTGATCTTCGACGAAATTGATACGGGCATCAGTGGCATCACCGCCTTGGCTGTCGCCCAAAAACTTTCCCGCCTTGCACAAAACTATCAAATTCTCTGCATTACCCATCTCCCTGTTTTGGCTGCCGCTGCCCATCAGCAGCTTTGGATTGAAAAAAGAAGTGATCAGGAGACGACCACTGTGCAGGTACACTCGCTCTCGACACCTGATCGCATTTCCCGACTGGCCCAAATGGGCAACGGACAGATCACTGATCTGACCCTTGAAAGTGCAAGGGAGATGGTCGCCCATGCCCAATGGTACAGTACGGTCATGGCAAAAGCCTCCTGA
- a CDS encoding rod shape-determining protein (functions in MreBCD complex in some organisms): MSFLTRLLNPVYLNIAMDLGTANTLVYLKGKGIILNEPSVVAIDQHTKKPLSVGEEAKSMLGRTPESIQAIRPLKKGVIADLDAAHMMISYFLSKAQPRHHMVMRTRMVIGVPSGMTQVERRIVLEAAEKATTGFKPDVILAPEPFAAAVGAGLPILEPTGSMIVDIGGGTTEVAVISLGQIVVSESLGIAGDEMNDAIAQYIRKVHSLMIGERTAEQIKIQIGSAWRGLDEKVMTIKGIHLNTGLPSAIQITSSEVREALQEPLKAIWECVRRTLEKSPPELAADIIDRGIILAGGGAMLDGLDEMLRQTTQVPVHIAEQPLICVALGAGKILEELSRSRTSNWTRLLGMKYS; encoded by the coding sequence ATGTCGTTCCTGACCCGTCTTTTAAATCCTGTTTATCTCAATATTGCCATGGATTTAGGCACCGCCAATACCCTTGTTTACTTGAAAGGGAAAGGCATTATCCTGAATGAGCCCTCTGTGGTAGCCATTGATCAACATACCAAAAAGCCTTTGAGCGTAGGGGAAGAAGCCAAGTCCATGTTGGGACGCACCCCAGAGAGCATTCAAGCCATACGGCCTTTAAAAAAAGGCGTGATTGCCGATCTGGATGCCGCCCATATGATGATTTCCTATTTTCTCAGCAAGGCCCAACCCAGACACCATATGGTCATGCGCACCCGCATGGTGATTGGCGTTCCTTCCGGCATGACCCAGGTAGAACGCAGAATTGTTCTGGAAGCTGCCGAAAAAGCCACCACCGGTTTTAAACCCGATGTGATTCTTGCGCCTGAACCCTTTGCTGCTGCGGTAGGTGCTGGCTTGCCCATTCTTGAACCTACCGGCAGCATGATTGTGGATATTGGCGGAGGCACCACAGAAGTGGCGGTGATTTCTTTGGGGCAAATTGTCGTGAGCGAATCGCTCGGCATTGCAGGCGATGAAATGAATGACGCCATTGCCCAATATATCCGCAAAGTACACAGTCTAATGATCGGGGAGCGAACTGCAGAACAGATCAAAATTCAGATTGGCTCTGCCTGGCGCGGCCTGGATGAAAAAGTCATGACCATCAAAGGCATTCATCTCAATACCGGCTTGCCAAGCGCGATTCAAATCACCTCCAGTGAAGTGCGTGAAGCCCTGCAAGAACCCCTGAAAGCAATCTGGGAATGCGTGCGTCGCACCTTGGAAAAATCCCCCCCCGAACTGGCAGCAGATATTATCGATCGGGGCATTATTCTGGCTGGGGGTGGTGCCATGCTCGACGGCTTGGATGAAATGTTGCGTCAAACCACCCAAGTTCCGGTGCATATTGCAGAGCAACCCTTGATATGCGTTGCGCTAGGCGCAGGAAAAATACTGGAAGAACTTTCACGCTCCCGTACCTCCAATTGGACCCGCTTATTGGGTATGAAATATTCATGA
- the mreC gene encoding rod shape-determining protein MreC, with product MRCARRRKNTGRTFTLPYLQLDPLIGYEIFMIRRSSRRFSNFGLLGGILTLLLLLSLIWLRSAWVPLVQDFSSPLLSKLQPLMETLPALKTEWQLYRQTALNQKAVLSELAQLRKQQQAMEIVAAENQRLRSLLNLPTPKGYLKIGAEVIARSPNQWTSRLQINKGFEDGLSINRIVLNQEGVVGKISELSARTAMVELLTDQNSAVACITEKDRRPAILNGAFPGEPAKLKYLENYTKVVPGEKILTSGLGGNFPPDLLLGTVTEVKQDPGHPVPEVFVKLSAFNQALQYLVVLVPEP from the coding sequence ATGCGTTGCGCTAGGCGCAGGAAAAATACTGGAAGAACTTTCACGCTCCCGTACCTCCAATTGGACCCGCTTATTGGGTATGAAATATTCATGATCAGAAGATCCAGCCGTCGTTTTTCAAATTTCGGACTGCTGGGAGGAATCCTAACCCTCTTATTGCTCTTGAGCCTGATTTGGCTGCGCAGTGCCTGGGTTCCACTGGTACAAGATTTTAGCAGCCCCCTGCTGAGCAAACTCCAACCGCTGATGGAAACCCTTCCTGCGCTGAAAACAGAGTGGCAGCTTTACCGGCAAACAGCCTTGAATCAAAAAGCCGTATTAAGTGAACTGGCCCAACTGCGCAAACAACAACAGGCCATGGAAATTGTTGCAGCTGAAAATCAACGTTTGCGCAGCCTCTTAAATTTACCCACCCCCAAAGGCTATCTCAAAATTGGTGCAGAAGTGATTGCACGCTCCCCCAATCAGTGGACCAGTCGCCTGCAGATCAACAAAGGCTTTGAAGACGGTCTCTCGATCAACCGCATTGTCTTGAACCAAGAGGGCGTAGTGGGAAAAATCAGTGAATTGTCAGCACGCACTGCGATGGTAGAATTATTGACCGATCAAAACAGTGCTGTGGCCTGTATAACAGAAAAAGACAGACGCCCTGCGATTTTAAATGGGGCCTTTCCAGGCGAACCCGCCAAATTAAAATACCTTGAAAACTATACCAAAGTCGTTCCCGGTGAAAAAATCTTAACCTCGGGCTTGGGCGGAAATTTCCCCCCCGATCTGCTGCTGGGAACGGTTACAGAAGTCAAACAGGACCCCGGCCACCCTGTGCCTGAAGTATTTGTAAAGCTTTCAGCCTTCAACCAGGCACTCCAGTATTTGGTCGTATTGGTACCTGAACCATGA
- a CDS encoding transferase yields MHPQLEIYPNVHWHPENSQVDPWVILGKAPRNQAPGESALYLGPHATLRSFSTLYAGSTIGKGLQTGHGVMIREDNLIGEDVSIGTHSVLEYGNRIGNRVRIHSHCFLERVMLEDEVFLGPHVVFTDDPHPICPRYQDCKPPTRIGFRTRIGANTTLVPGLVIGSNCLIGAGSVVTENLPDNCVAAGNPARILKPIDELVCWPGFYSKPYAWLEKDFE; encoded by the coding sequence GTGCATCCCCAACTCGAAATTTACCCCAATGTGCACTGGCACCCCGAAAACAGCCAGGTCGATCCCTGGGTTATTTTGGGAAAAGCGCCACGAAATCAAGCGCCTGGAGAATCGGCCCTCTATCTCGGCCCCCATGCCACTCTGCGCAGTTTTAGCACGCTCTATGCCGGCAGCACAATCGGAAAAGGCTTGCAAACGGGCCACGGTGTCATGATTCGTGAAGACAATCTGATTGGCGAAGATGTGAGTATAGGCACCCACTCGGTCTTGGAATATGGCAACCGGATCGGCAACCGGGTGCGTATCCACAGCCATTGTTTTCTGGAAAGAGTCATGCTTGAAGATGAGGTGTTCTTAGGCCCCCATGTGGTCTTTACCGATGATCCCCACCCCATCTGTCCGCGTTACCAGGACTGTAAGCCGCCCACACGGATAGGTTTCAGAACCCGCATCGGAGCAAATACAACGCTGGTACCCGGTTTGGTGATTGGCAGCAATTGTTTGATTGGCGCAGGCTCGGTTGTGACTGAGAATCTACCTGACAATTGCGTTGCGGCAGGGAATCCTGCCCGGATTCTTAAACCGATTGACGAACTGGTCTGTTGGCCCGGCTTCTATAGCAAACCCTATGCTTGGTTAGAGAAGGATTTTGAATAA
- the pdxH gene encoding pyridoxamine 5'-phosphate oxidase: protein MKEKFAELRKEYRQETLTEADLKANPFEQFHYWLAQSIQAGLTEPNAMILSTASLQGIPSSRTVLLKELDTEGFVFFTNYASRKGQEIAENAQVSLLFYWPELERQVRIQGQAEKLTTEESDTYFASRPRGSQLGAWASKQSEVISGRETLEDRLKSLETQFADSSIPRPEFWGGYRVKPSEIEFWQGRPNRLHDRLSFRKSAALAWQVFRLSP, encoded by the coding sequence ATGAAGGAAAAATTTGCTGAATTAAGAAAAGAGTACCGCCAAGAAACTTTGACTGAAGCCGATCTCAAGGCCAATCCCTTTGAACAATTTCATTATTGGCTTGCTCAGAGTATCCAGGCCGGACTCACCGAACCCAATGCCATGATTCTCAGTACAGCCTCGCTTCAAGGGATTCCAAGCAGCCGAACCGTTCTCTTGAAGGAACTCGATACTGAAGGCTTTGTCTTTTTTACCAATTACGCCAGTCGCAAAGGACAAGAAATCGCAGAAAATGCACAGGTTTCACTCCTCTTCTATTGGCCAGAACTTGAGCGACAGGTGCGAATTCAAGGGCAGGCAGAGAAACTGACAACAGAGGAATCAGATACCTATTTTGCTTCCCGTCCGCGGGGAAGCCAATTGGGCGCATGGGCTTCCAAACAAAGTGAAGTGATTTCAGGGCGGGAAACGCTTGAAGACCGTCTGAAAAGCTTGGAAACTCAATTTGCGGACAGCTCCATTCCCCGTCCTGAATTTTGGGGGGGATACAGAGTAAAGCCTTCGGAAATCGAGTTTTGGCAAGGCCGACCCAACCGTTTGCATGATCGACTCAGTTTCCGAAAATCGGCCGCTCTGGCGTGGCAAGTGTTCAGACTCAGCCCTTAA
- a CDS encoding GNAT family N-acetyltransferase, with protein sequence MSNPGRLSFEQIPSLLHSFAREKTPRLTFRPLTLSDAEGLFAIMSDPEVSRYNRWETQTTLAETQSYIQAVIDLYDQGQYLEWGIFTADHTLIGFFGFIWWLPEFASAEIGFSLGQSYWGKGYMQEALKALIDWGFKSMELNRFEAQCESRNLPSQKCLEKLGWFCEGLMRQKAFFKEEYHDIKLYSLLKSDPAF encoded by the coding sequence ATGTCAAATCCCGGCCGCTTAAGTTTTGAACAGATTCCCAGCCTTTTGCACAGTTTCGCGCGAGAAAAAACACCCCGCTTGACTTTTCGTCCCCTGACCCTGTCGGATGCAGAGGGGCTGTTTGCGATCATGTCAGACCCTGAGGTCTCCCGTTATAATCGCTGGGAAACGCAAACGACGCTGGCAGAAACCCAATCCTATATTCAGGCCGTGATCGATCTCTATGATCAGGGCCAATATCTTGAATGGGGTATCTTCACCGCCGATCATACCTTGATTGGATTTTTTGGTTTTATCTGGTGGTTGCCTGAATTTGCCAGTGCTGAAATTGGTTTCAGTCTGGGGCAATCCTATTGGGGCAAGGGCTATATGCAGGAAGCCCTAAAAGCCCTGATTGACTGGGGGTTTAAAAGCATGGAACTGAATCGCTTTGAAGCCCAATGTGAAAGCCGCAATCTGCCTTCACAGAAGTGCCTGGAAAAACTGGGCTGGTTCTGTGAAGGCTTGATGCGTCAGAAAGCCTTTTTCAAAGAGGAGTATCACGATATCAAGCTATACAGCCTGCTCAAATCGGATCCTGCATTTTAA
- a CDS encoding GntR family transcriptional regulator, producing the protein MVAIGRFNQLEIIKERSVGYFFDGGEDGDILMPKRHQPEHCEVGDFLNVFIFHDAEGRLTATTRIPSAQVGEVAWLKVVEVHRIGAFLDWNMTKDLLVPIREQVELMVPHQSYLVYIHLDEDQRIIGSSRLEKFIQDENQGQFSYGQEVDLLIAEETDLGFKAVVDNSHWGLIYSNEIFQPLHIGQKAKGYIKKLRDDGKIDVALEKPGYSPDRIEELARRIYQRIQLFDGFLPLTDKSPPEVIQDEFQVSKKNFKQAVGKLYKERRILIEEKGLRAVK; encoded by the coding sequence ATGGTCGCGATTGGCAGATTTAATCAATTGGAAATCATCAAGGAGCGCAGCGTAGGCTATTTCTTTGATGGGGGAGAAGATGGCGATATTCTCATGCCCAAACGCCACCAGCCCGAACATTGCGAGGTGGGCGATTTCCTGAATGTCTTTATCTTTCATGATGCAGAAGGCCGACTGACAGCTACCACCCGGATTCCCAGTGCGCAAGTCGGTGAGGTGGCCTGGTTAAAAGTGGTCGAAGTGCATCGCATAGGCGCTTTTCTTGACTGGAATATGACCAAAGACCTCTTGGTGCCGATACGGGAGCAAGTTGAACTGATGGTTCCCCATCAATCCTATCTGGTTTATATTCACCTGGATGAAGACCAGCGTATTATTGGCTCAAGTCGCCTTGAAAAATTTATTCAAGATGAAAATCAAGGGCAGTTTAGCTATGGACAGGAAGTCGATCTCTTGATTGCCGAAGAAACCGATTTGGGTTTCAAAGCCGTGGTCGACAACAGCCACTGGGGTTTAATTTACAGCAATGAAATTTTTCAACCCTTGCACATCGGTCAAAAAGCCAAAGGCTATATTAAAAAGCTCAGAGACGACGGCAAAATTGACGTCGCCCTTGAAAAACCGGGTTACAGCCCCGATCGGATCGAAGAGCTCGCGCGCCGAATTTATCAAAGGATTCAACTTTTCGATGGATTTTTGCCCTTAACAGACAAAAGCCCCCCTGAAGTGATTCAGGATGAATTTCAAGTCAGCAAGAAAAACTTCAAGCAGGCTGTGGGCAAACTGTATAAAGAACGCCGGATTCTGATTGAAGAGAAGGGCTTAAGGGCTGTTAAATAA